Part of the Lutra lutra chromosome 4, mLutLut1.2, whole genome shotgun sequence genome is shown below.
ATGTGGCTGCCAAGATCAGCTTTGATAGAGACCTGAGTGAGGAGTCTTGGGTGTCCCTGAGCTGTGGCAGACTCCTAAGCCACCAAATGGCATCACTGGGTCTGAGTTCCAGGGGGACCGATGTGGGATCATATGCAGAAGGGCAGGACTGCTGGACTGGGGCccaggggaggggtgaggctgaACTCACAGCGGAGCCAGTGGAGACGGAGAGGAGGTAGAATAAGTTGAGACGGATGGAGGGAGATTTTGACTTTTGCGCTTCGAGGACAAATGTGAAAGGTCAGAACAGCTACCTTCTCTCTCCGCAATTACCTTCACCATTTGCCCCAGGATTGTGGTTGGGACCAGAGAGTCACCGAAATCTTGGAACTGATTGCGGCAGCTTTTCCTCAGACCGTGGTGGGGCTGATGCTCAGCCTCACTCTGCACCGGGTGCTTCAAACCTGTCCTCGAGCTCCCATGAGCCCAGGCTTTTTCCAAAGGCCGCAGGTGAGTGGGAGAGCTGGGCCTCGCCGTCGTTTCTATTTCCAGCCTAACCCTAACGGAGGAGGTGCTCCCTGGCGGCCACCACCGCCCCAGGTCCCAAGGGGGACTGGCCGGTCTGATGAAGAAGCGGGATCTGGGGTCTGGGCCGGAGTCCGGTCTGGGCGGAGCCTACGGGCGCTCGGCCTTTTTGACTGGCTGCGGCTGCGGAGCTGTCTTTCTAGGATTGAACCTTTTCCTTTGAGGAGGCGGGACCTCTCACCCCTTCCGCCAATAGGGTTTAGAGACTCCGCCCCCAACCGGGGCACTTCCGGTGATGCCCTCCCATCTTCTCCGTCCCGGCGGCGGCCGCGGCTGCCGGGCTGCGGCGTACCCAGATCACTTCCGGGTGTTACTCCAAGACCACGAGCTGCGATTGGGCAGCCTAGACGGGGCACTTCCTGTGCCCAGGTGCTTGGGATCTTGGCAGAAGGAAGAAGATGGAGCCCGGCGCCGCGGCCCGCGCTTGGTCTCTCCTGTGGCTGCTGCTGCCCTTGCTTGGCCCGGCCTGCGCCAGCGGTCCTCGCACCTTAGTGCTGCTGGACAACCTCAACCTGCGGGAGACGCACTCGCTTTTCTTCCGAAGCCTGAAGGGTGAGACCGGGGCCCAAGGGGGCGGTGAGGGAAAGTCGGGTTGGAAAAGCTCCCGAGCCCCAGGGCAGCGACCACCCTCCCTCGCTCCTTCCGATTTTCCACGAAGAGGCTGTCCACTCTGGCCTCTCGCTCGCGGCGGGCGGCCGTGGTCTCTGCAGCGGTGCTTTTCCCTGGCGTCCCGTCTGCCTCAGCTCCCTGTTCTCGTCCAGACAGGGCCTTTGAACTCACATTCAAGACCGCAGATGACCCGAGCCTGTCCCTCATTAAGTACGGGGAGTTCCTCTACGACAATCTCATCATCTTCTCCCCCTCGGTAGAAGGTAAGTGCTGCACGTCGCTCCCAGAACTGGGGTTCAAGGCCCACGGCTGATTGATCTCTTTCTTTTGGATCTTGCGCATTTTCTGGGTCATGGCATGGGTCACCAGCTCTGGACACTGCTGCTACCGGGGAAGAGGAAAATGTTCACTTCTGACCTGGGCCTGGGAGGGAACGTCTCCTTTCTAAAAGACACAGCTGAGAGATGTGTGTTCAAGTGTTGCACAGACAGTGGAAGTGCAGGCCCTGCTACCCTGAGAAGGGGGTTTTCTCTATAAAGGGTCTGGTAGGAAAGACAGAGAGTGCCCCTGCTTGCGTTGGCCTCTGTGGGGAGAGAAAATGGCATGCTATTAAATAGTTTGCCTGCAGAGGCATTGTGATAATTGATGGTAAGACTTGAGATGGATTCGGTTTCTAATGGCTAGAACATTAGCCATAATTTAGCCCAGCCCCCTACTGGAGACTGGATGGGTATGTCCAGGGCCTAGCAGAGAGCTGGTTGTTGAACAGAATGAACGTCTTCCCTGGCTTATCCAACTGATACGTCAGCATTCCTGTGACAGCTTACAAGTTGTCCTCAGGTGGATGGGAATGTCACCGAGAAGGAAGCGAACTGTAGGTGAGAAGGGTTGGGGGAAGGCCAAGGTAGGCTCTTGCTTTGGGAATGTCAGAGAAGCtaaacagtgtttctcaaatctTAGTCATTTCTGTACCTCCTTCCTGATTTTTACTGTATTCCACATCACCCattaatacttaatatttctttaaattgacccctttaaaaaaaaggaaaaaaagaaacaacaaaactctaacagcattttaaaaggaaaccagTAATGAACCCGGTATCTCCACGAAAAATGGAAAGCTGGTATCATCACTTTTTTTCACTAAAACGTAACTATAAATAGAGTAAACGCTGTTAAGTTCTAGCCGGGTTCTGTTGCCTGCTGAAGGCACTGAGTCTGGGGCTTCCACGTAAAGGAGACTagcaaacattagagaaatgTTAAGATCAGTATCAAACTAGACATTCTCTTTGATGGGGCAAGcttggaaaatcattttaaagggaAGAAGGCCTCTCTGAGATTCAGTGTTTAAAGCTCGGCCCACATCACTGTTGTAGTTCTTCTGCGCCTAGCGCAGTAAGTCCCGCCTGCTGCAGGAAAGCTGCATGGGCGCTCCTGGGGAGAAGACTTGTATGTGCTGGGGGTGGTTTAGGGTAAGAACTTGGCCTTGGCTCTGTGGTGCTGTGACTAGTTAGCCCCCTCAGGTGTGAGAACCCTGGCCTGGCTTCCTTCTCCATCCCCGTGGGTTCCTCCCTGACTTTGGGATTAGGGAGCTCCCAAGTCACATGCAATGCTGGCATAGAAGAATGGTCCTTTAGCACATCCTTCGTACCCGGAAAAGACTACAGAAAGGTGGAGAGGTGTCCTAGATTCAAGCCCAGGTAGCTCCATCTCACAGCCTGGATTCTTCCCACTGTACAAAGCTTTCTCAACGGTGGCGCTTCTGGACTTTTGGGACTGGATAGCTCTGTTGTAGGGGGCGGTCTTGGGCACTGTGAGATGTGTAGCAGCGTTCTGAGCCTGTGTCGCACTAGATGGCAGTAGCCACCTCCAGACATTGCTCATAGGGCGGAATTGCCCCTGGCCAGGAACCACTCTATCTACTGTGCTTGGAACGGCTTTTGAATTGTCCGACCCTGCCTGGCCTGTCTGTAGGAGGGGGATAGAGGGCTTTCTGAATGTAGTAGAAGAGGTGAAGTTGTAGGTACAAAATGTTCTGTCAGTGCCTGAAGGTAAGGTAAactgcttttttctttgttttttcctgaaaatGACCCCTCAGAAGGCCATTCTCATAGTTGTATCTGTACATAGTCATATTACGGACTCATAATTGATGTGTAATGGACAGACTTCTCTATCCAGTCTCAGTACACGGCACTTGCTTGAGCTGAAAATCTTGGGGTTGTCCTTAGCCCTCCCCCCTCATACCCCGTATCTGGTCCGTAACAGGCCCTGCTGACTTTACCTTCACAATAGGAGTGAGGCCCCCCCTCCTGTTTccctcctgtcttcctcctcctcctctcttccttccctcccttacccTTCTCTCTTCACTGCCTGGATTATCACAGTGGCCTCCTAACCCACTGCTCTGCTTCCATTCTAGTCCTTTACCCGATTCTCCACCCAGCTGCCAGAGTTGTCCTTTAGAAATATGAAGCAGGTCATGTTGGTGTCCTGTTCGAAAGCCGCCAATGGCTCCTCCTCATGGCCAACCTCACAGGGGCCTATAGAGCCTCGTGAGCTGCCCTCCCCACTTCAGCGCGGCCTCACCTGCTTCTGCTCGCCCCTTCACACTCCAGCTgagccacactgggctccttgctgggacAGGCTCACCTGCCTCGGGGACCCCACACCTGTCATTCTCGATGCCCCCCATGCTGCCTGGGCCACTCTCACACCTCAGATGCTACTTGCCCTGGGTCTTTCCTGACATCCTGTATATGTAGCTCCCACTCCTTCCCactgtccttttctttctgcagaaaagaaataatgttctTGTAATGACTAAGTGAATTCCTAAGCATTCCCTCCATTACTTTATGTTGAACATCAGGTTGTACTTTGGGGAAGACTCTTGATCTGGTTCTGGGTGCTCGTGGCAGTCCCCAGACCAGGATTGACTGACCAAAGAAAGATACTGTCTCATAAGTACAAAGGTTGGAAGTTAATGTGCCTTTTTGGGGATCACTTTATAAAAGCAGTCTGCGGAGTGGTTCTGTTATGGCTCCTGTGGATCTAAATCATAGGATTAATAGGGGGAAAAGTTACGCATGTTGGCAAATGAGTACTAGTGTCAGGTGACCGCATCATCCTCATTTAGAAGCGCTCATTCTAAGACAATTTAGATGGAAGTGAAATTGATGGGTTCTAGAGAACCATCAGCCAGAAGTCACTCCAGTGATGACAGAGATACTGATGTGAAAAGCGCAGGTGGTGAGTTTGAATGAAGTTGTATCATGACGTGAGTGGGAAAATGCAACTTTTctgaacatatattttatatgtgatttGAAATGTGCATAACTAACTTGACAACTATAATTGGTAGGTGTTTGACTCTGTCATTTATACTTCTCAAAGTTAAAAGCTTGTGAATTTAAGTTATTCCTTTAAGATCTTCAGTTTGGGGAAACAGGCATATATGGTAAATGACCGTCTCATTGTGGGCCGCAGAGGCTGGGATGGATCGTGGCTGGTAGGCGGTGCAGCCTCCCCGCCCACGTGTCCGAGGAGCACTCTGGCTCAGTCAGTCTGTCTGGTGGTGCTTTCAGATTTCGGAGGCAACATCAATGTGGAGACTATCAGCACCTTTATCGACGGTGGAGGCAGTGTCCTGGTGGCTGCTAGCTCAGACATTGGTAAGTCTGAGTTGGGAACGTCTAGTGCTTTCCATCATTTCTCTGGGAAGCTTGGCGAGTTTTACAAATGGAAGCTGCCAGATTGGTGCTCACTAGGCGGGCTGAGCAGTGAGTACGGACACTGTAGAGCCATTCAGTCCCTCCTGTGCTCCTGTGACCAGAGATGTTGGGCCTCTTAAGGGCTGGGGgccctgttttttccttttgttttgtttttgttcatgttGGTGGGACTTCCCTTACAAAAAGACGACAAGTCGGGGCTCCTTGGGCAGACCTCGGAGCATTTTGGTAGATTATTTTTTCGTTTCCTGCTTTGGAAAATTTCAGAGATAcctggcagtggggagagagcagCATCCTGAAGTCTGCATGCGTGCTACTCGGCTTCAGCAGACCCCTGGCcagccttgtttcatttttctcagcattgacagatgtttatttttgtttatgttttttttaaagattttattcgagagaaagagcataggagtagggggacagagagggagaagcagactccctgctgagcaggaagcctgacttggggcttgagaccatgacctgagtcaaaggcagatgcttaaccgactgagccacccaggtgccccagcattgcCAGATGTTTACAATCATACTGGGTGGGCTTCTCGTTGGGGGTGACAAGGAGGAGAGAAGTCCTGTGAGGCCAGCCTCATCCAGGTCACGTCTGTCTGAGGTACCTGCTTTGCCCCAACAGGGGTttctgtgtgttgggggtggaggCAGCCAGGTGGTTGGTTGAGTTACCCATTCAGGTTCTGACCCCCGCAGTGAGAGTGCCATGCTGTGTCCTGCGGTCCAGCTGGGGCTGACCTCAGCCAGGGGAAGCTGCAGGGCTCTGGGGTAACTGGGACAGAGTGAGTCACCAGGATGCCAGGGCAAATGACACTGCTTGGCCCAGGGTGCATCTCTAAGGGCTGAGCCAGGCATTTCTTGGGTCTGTGCAGGTGATCCTCTTCGAGAGCTGGGCAGTGAGTGTGGGATTGAATTCGACGAGGAGAAAACGGCTGTCATTGACCATCACAACTACGACATCTCAGACCTTGGCCAGGTAATCAGGCCCTTAGAGCAGAGTTCAGCCGGGAAACTGAGAGGAGGTCGGGAGGGAGTCCTTGGTATGGGGGTCCCTCTTCCTgaccctcttctttccctctgccgcTGCAGCATACGCTCATTGTGGCTGACCCCGAGAACCTGTTGAAGGCCCCAACCATTGTCGGGAGATCATCTCTGAACCCCATCCTCTTTCGAGGGGTCGGGTGAGTGAGAAGGCATAGGGTGCTAGAACCCTGGAAAGGACAGGACCACTTTCTTTTGTCGGGAAACTAACCCAAACTTGATTTGGGGGCATTCTTTTCCCTGGAGGACGTGTGCAAAATTAATTTCGGAAACGCAGAGTCAGACTTAATTGTTGCGGTGGGAGGAGGGCTGCTGTTGTAGCAGGGGTTCAGCTGTTGAGAAAGCAGGACTCATTCCTGTGAAGAAACAGCCCTTAGGGACCCCAGGTCCTTGGGCTCAGTGTCGggtgttctcttttccttccccaggatGGTGGCTGATCCTGACAATCCCTTGGTATTGGACATCCTGACGGGCTCCTCCACCTCTTACTCCTTCTTCCCGGATAAACCTATCACCCAGGTGAGGGGCCTTTGCCGCCTTGAGGCCTCTAGATCCTGGACCTGGCGGTAGAGCACTTTATTTGAAAATCAGAAGCGGGGCGCCAGCTCTTgtgcagctcaggtcttgatcccaggatcgtgagattgagcccttgttgggctccatgctgcatGTGGAACCTGTCCCtgtgccccctttctctctctttctcaaaaaacaaaacaaaacaggagagcTCACTGCAGGGGCTGGGCAGTGAGAAGTTGGTGGACGCAGGGACAGAGGCAGTGGGGCCTCAGGTACCACCATCAGGTAGGGCCCAGGTGCTTGTGGTCTAGTCACTTGTCCTTTGCCCGAGCTCTCTTGGATGACAGCCCCCTGTTGTTCCCAGTACCCCCATGCAGTGGGGAAGAACACCCTGCTCATTGCCGGGCTCCAGGCCAGGAACAACGCGCGGGTCATCTTCAGCGGCTCCCTGGACTTCTTCAGTGACGCCTTCTTCAACTCAGCAGTGCAGAAGGCCGCGCCTGGCTCCCAGAGGTCGgtgctgggggctctggggggtGTGGTCCAGGGTGCTGGGGAAGAAGGAGCCTTTTAGCGACAGGGGTGTCAGAGGCTAGCTATCTtcagatactttaaaataatttgaagactTTTGTTGCCATTATTGGTGTTGGCACTCCACAAACTTTTCAAGTAGTAATGGCTTATCTGGTGATGTTTCGATGTGTAATAATTGTACAGGTGACCCCCAGAGCACCACCACCTGACAGCTTTGCCACGTGCCCTTCAGAATTTATCTAGATGTGCACGGCCCCCAGGGTTTATCTCGATGAATAGGGATCTGTCTCACTTATCAGGCACCGCTGGGAAGAAGCCGGTTCTGGTGCTCTAGCTTCGATTTCCCTTTCTGCAGGTACTCCCAGACGGGCAACTATGAGTTAGCTGTGGCCCTGTCCCGCTGGGTGTTCAAGGAGGAAGGGGTCCTCCGCGTGGGGCCTGTGTCCCACCATCGGGTGGGTGAGACAGCCCCACCCAATGCCTACACTGTCACCGACCTTGTGGTAAGCGCACCTTGGAGCAGGAGGGTCCCCTTGCGGTTTTGGCCAAGTTGCTTTGGCTTGAAAGTCTTTATTGAACATTTCTCTGATGGCCTTAGTGGCctaaataaggaagaagaaattcatCTCTACTCCTAAGAATGTCCGTGTAGGTGCAGAGCGCCTGGCACATAAGCTGATGTCTGAAGGGGTGTGGGTTTGAAGGGGCGTGGGTTCGCCTTGGAAGGGCAGGAGCGGGATGGCTTCCCCCGGTGCTCGCTGCTGGGAGCGGGATTCGCTAGTCGGGTCTGGAGGATGTAAAGGGGTAGGAAAGGTGGCAGCAGGAAGGCCCAAGAGTGCCCGGCCCACTTGTGAGCGAGTGGTCTGGGTGCAGACTTGGATGGGCCTGTGCCAAGCTGTGGCTCGGAGTTCCTGTCccgggtgggggggatggggctCCCCTGGAGTCTGGTCAGGCAGACAAGCAGTTCAGAGCAGCTCCGAGAGTGGTGGCCCCCCGGCTAACCAGCCTGTTGTCTCAGGAGTACAGCATCGTGATCGAGCAGCTCTCAGATGGCAGATGGGTCCCCTTTGATGGTGATGACATTCAGCTGGAGTTTGTCCGCATCGATCCTTTCGTGAGGACGTTCTTGAAGAAGAAAGGTAAGTAGGAGTGGTGCATGGGAAAGCTGCGGGCTGACAGCCCCACGGTGACTTGCTCTTGTGAGGCAGGAAGCCGCTCCTGGTTACAGTCTCGGATCTTCCCCAGGTGGCAAATACAGCGTGCAGTTCAAGTTGCCAGACGTGTATGGAGTGTTCCAGTTTAAAGTGGATTACAACCGGCTAGGCTACACGCACTTGCACTCTTCCACTCAGGTGAGCGGCAGTCACGGTCCCCTTTTTGGCTACAGTCACCCGGCCTGTGCCGCTGGGCGGCCGGGACCTGTCACCTCTGCCCTGTCATAGGTGTCCGTGAGGCCCCTCCAGCACACGCAGTACGAGCGCTTCATCCCCTCGGCCTATCCCTACTACGCCAGCGCCTTCTCCATGATGCTGGGCCTGTTCATCTTCAGCACGGTCTTCTTGCAcatgaaagagaaggagaagtctGACTGAGGGGCGGAGCCCTGGGACTCCCTAAGACACGCGGATGGGAGTTGCGTAGAATTGGGTCTTCCTgtatggtgggtttttttttttttttttttttttttttaaagccgtGTGACAGTGGCACAGCCTTACCTCAGGGGGAAATGCAGCATCGAGTaccaaggggtgggggtggggactgaTTTTTATGTGTGCTAAGTGGTATTTTTCATATGTGGTCACTCTCATTTCTAAGATAAACATTGCCCTCCAACTCTGTCTGGCCCGTGTGCTTTGCTGTGGTGGGGATGCTGTTCAGTTGTGTTGCTGACCAAGGACTGCATTTCCCTTAAGCATGAAATCCTAGAACTTCAAGGGAGAGGACATGGTTAATTAAACACACCAAGGTGTTTGACTTTCTAATAGGATTACCGAGTTGACGTGTATGTTCACCTTGCTTGAGGCCGTAGTTGGATCTCTAAAAAGCACGTGTAAAATTGTatgtgggggggcgcctgggtggctcagtgggttaagccgctgccttcggctcaggtcatgatcccaggtcctgggttcgagccccacatcgggctttctgctcagcagggagcttgcttcctcctctctctctgcctgcctctctgcctacttgtgatttctctctgtcaaataaataaataaaatctttaaaaaaaaaaaaaaaaaaaaaaaaaaaaaaaaaaaaaaaaaaaattgtatgtggaATCCCTTCCCCATTGTTGATCTCTACTCATagaattttcttgtcttttattagGGTGTAAGACTCACTCTTAAAGCCACATATTCAATTCAAAGCAAATATGTGTTCTTCGGTTGTAAATGTGCATTTAATTCTTCACAATTCCTGTAAGAAATGCTAGTCAAAAGGCAGATTAGCAAGTAAAACAACACACTGTCCATTTCCATTTCATCATCGCTTCTAGCTCTGTTAGACTTGAGTCCGTAGCTGGAGGAGCTCAGCAGAAGTGCTTCCACAGAGACGCCCCG
Proteins encoded:
- the DDOST gene encoding dolichyl-diphosphooligosaccharide--protein glycosyltransferase 48 kDa subunit, with protein sequence MEPGAAARAWSLLWLLLPLLGPACASGPRTLVLLDNLNLRETHSLFFRSLKDRAFELTFKTADDPSLSLIKYGEFLYDNLIIFSPSVEDFGGNINVETISTFIDGGGSVLVAASSDIGDPLRELGSECGIEFDEEKTAVIDHHNYDISDLGQHTLIVADPENLLKAPTIVGRSSLNPILFRGVGMVADPDNPLVLDILTGSSTSYSFFPDKPITQYPHAVGKNTLLIAGLQARNNARVIFSGSLDFFSDAFFNSAVQKAAPGSQRYSQTGNYELAVALSRWVFKEEGVLRVGPVSHHRVGETAPPNAYTVTDLVEYSIVIEQLSDGRWVPFDGDDIQLEFVRIDPFVRTFLKKKGGKYSVQFKLPDVYGVFQFKVDYNRLGYTHLHSSTQVSVRPLQHTQYERFIPSAYPYYASAFSMMLGLFIFSTVFLHMKEKEKSD